A window from Opisthocomus hoazin isolate bOpiHoa1 chromosome 29, bOpiHoa1.hap1, whole genome shotgun sequence encodes these proteins:
- the LOC142364754 gene encoding acrosin-like, giving the protein MDSYYGMSRVVGGTDAQLGAWPWIVSIQKPIIGGIAHVCGGSLISPQWVLTAAHCFITPGHITMWHVVIGASHLTQLGPETQVRTIKRLLVHEHYYNITQRNDIALLELDQPVLCGYYVQLACVPDAWLRVSQLRSCYVSGQEAKVRLIDIKLCNSSRWYGGAIHSHNLCAGYPQGGIDTCQGDSGGPLVCKDNTYDYFWLVGVTSWGRGCARPNQPGVYTSTQHFYDWILLQMGLRSARRDSPTAQPWSHFLSTSSPSQRPRPTPAPTQSGSISSCPFPRQKLVEFFTRLKELLQFLRGKKA; this is encoded by the exons atggattcttactacggcatgtcacgcgtcgtgggtggcaccgatgcccagctaggggcctggccctggatcgtcagcatccagaagcccatcataggaggcatagcgcatgtctgcggagggtcgctcatcagcccacagtgggtgctgacagcagcccactgcttcatcacgcccgg gcacatcaccatgtggcacgtggtgatcggggccagccacttgactcagctgggccctgagacccaagtgcgcacaattaagcggctactggttcacgagcactactacaacatcacgcagaggaacgacattgccttgctggaattggaccagcctgtcctgtgcggctactacgtgcagcttgcctgtgtgcccgacgcctggctgagagtgtcgcagctgagaagctgctacgtcagtggc caggaggccaaggtccgcctcatcgatatcaagctctgcaacagcagccgctggtacggaggggccatccacagccacaacttgtgtgctggctatccgcagggcggcatcgacacctgccag ggtgacagcggtggtcctctggtctgcaaagataacacctacgactacttctggcttgttggagtgaccagctgggggagaggctgtgccagaccaaaccagcctggagtctacacctccacgcagcacttctacgactggatcctgctacagatgggactgcgctcagcaagaagagatagtccaacagcacagccatggagtcattttctctccacctcaagcccctctcagaggccaaggccaacaccagcaccaacacagtcgggcagcattagctcctgtccatttccacgccagaagctggtggaattctttactcggctgaaggagctcctgcagttcctcaggggaaaaaaggcttga